The proteins below come from a single Oerskovia jenensis genomic window:
- the rpmC gene encoding 50S ribosomal protein L29 encodes MAIGTKELASSELDTFDDEKLVAELKKAKEELFNLRFQSATGQLESHGRLKAVRRDIARIYTILRERELGIRTAPSVSE; translated from the coding sequence ATGGCTATCGGAACCAAGGAACTGGCTTCGAGCGAGCTTGACACGTTCGACGACGAGAAGCTCGTCGCCGAGCTGAAGAAGGCCAAGGAGGAGCTTTTCAACCTCCGCTTCCAGTCGGCCACCGGCCAGCTGGAGAGCCACGGTCGCCTGAAGGCCGTGCGCCGCGACATCGCGCGGATCTACACGATCCTCCGCGAGCGCGAGCTCGGTATCCGTACCGCACCGAGCGTGAGTGAGTGA
- the rplP gene encoding 50S ribosomal protein L16, with product MLIPRRLKHRKQHHPSRSGASKGGNQIAFGEFGIQALEPAYVTNRQIEAARIAMTRHIKRGGKVWINIYPDRPLTKKPAETRMGSGKGSPEWWIANVKPGRIIFELAGVPEPLAREAMRRAIHKLPMKCRFVVREGGGN from the coding sequence ATGCTTATCCCGCGCAGGCTGAAGCACCGTAAGCAGCACCACCCCTCGCGCTCCGGCGCCTCGAAGGGTGGCAACCAGATCGCGTTCGGCGAGTTCGGCATCCAGGCTCTCGAGCCTGCGTACGTCACGAACCGCCAGATCGAGGCTGCTCGTATCGCGATGACCCGCCACATCAAGCGAGGCGGAAAGGTCTGGATCAACATCTACCCGGACCGTCCGCTGACCAAGAAGCCGGCGGAGACCCGCATGGGTTCTGGTAAGGGTTCGCCCGAGTGGTGGATCGCCAACGTCAAGCCCGGCCGCATCATCTTCGAGCTGGCCGGTGTCCCGGAGCCTCTGGCTCGCGAGGCCATGCGCCGCGCGATCCACAAGCTCCCGATGAAGTGCCGTTTCGTGGTGCGCGAGGGTGGTGGCAACTGA
- the rpsC gene encoding 30S ribosomal protein S3 encodes MGQKVHPHGYRLGITTDHRSRWFADSTKPGQRYRDYVREDVQIRKLMATGLERAGISKVEIERTRDRVRVDIHTARPGIVIGRRGAEADRIRGELEKLTGKQVQLNILEVKNAEIDAQLVAQGIAEQLASRVSFRRAMRKGMQSAQRAGAKGIRVQCSGRLGGAEMSRSEFYREGRVPLHTLRANIDYGFFEARTTFGRIGVKVWIYKGDMTEKEFAAQQATAAPRQGRGGPRGGDRPDRGGDRRGAGRRNERPAQSEAPAAAGAEAPVAEKAPESGTEA; translated from the coding sequence GTGGGACAGAAGGTTCACCCGCACGGGTACCGCCTCGGCATCACCACCGACCACCGGTCGCGGTGGTTCGCCGACAGCACCAAGCCCGGACAGCGGTACCGCGACTACGTCCGTGAGGACGTGCAGATCCGCAAGCTCATGGCCACGGGCCTCGAGCGTGCCGGCATCTCCAAGGTCGAGATCGAGCGCACCCGCGACCGTGTTCGTGTGGACATCCACACCGCACGTCCGGGCATCGTCATCGGCCGCCGTGGCGCAGAGGCAGACCGCATCCGCGGCGAGCTCGAGAAGCTCACGGGCAAGCAGGTTCAGCTCAACATCCTCGAGGTCAAGAACGCTGAGATCGATGCTCAGCTCGTGGCCCAGGGGATCGCGGAGCAGCTCGCGAGCCGTGTGTCCTTCCGTCGTGCGATGCGCAAGGGCATGCAGTCCGCGCAGCGCGCCGGCGCCAAGGGCATCCGCGTGCAGTGCTCGGGTCGTCTCGGCGGCGCCGAGATGAGCCGTTCGGAGTTCTACCGCGAAGGCCGTGTGCCGCTGCACACGCTCCGCGCGAACATCGACTACGGCTTCTTCGAGGCCCGCACCACCTTCGGCCGTATCGGCGTCAAGGTGTGGATCTACAAGGGCGACATGACCGAGAAGGAGTTCGCTGCGCAGCAGGCGACCGCCGCTCCCCGCCAGGGCCGTGGTGGCCCCCGCGGTGGCGACCGTCCTGACCGTGGTGGAGACCGTCGCGGTGCTGGTCGTCGCAACGAGCGTCCGGCACAGTCCGAGGCACCTGCAGCCGCAGGGGCGGAGGCACCTGTCGCCGAGAAGGCTCCTGAGTCCGGAACGGAGGCCTGA
- the rplV gene encoding 50S ribosomal protein L22, which yields MEAKAQARFVRVTPQKARRVVDLIRGKQATEAVAVLKFAPQAASEPIRKVVESAIANARVKADRASVAFDEQELVVAQAFVDEGPTLKRFRPRAQGRASQILKRTSHITVVLVPREDTKGRAR from the coding sequence ATGGAAGCCAAGGCGCAGGCGCGGTTCGTCCGTGTCACGCCCCAGAAGGCCCGGCGCGTCGTGGACCTCATCCGTGGCAAGCAGGCCACCGAGGCCGTCGCGGTGCTGAAGTTCGCACCGCAGGCCGCGAGTGAGCCGATCCGCAAGGTCGTGGAGAGCGCGATCGCGAACGCACGGGTGAAGGCCGACCGCGCGAGCGTGGCATTCGACGAGCAGGAGCTCGTCGTTGCCCAGGCGTTCGTGGACGAGGGCCCGACCCTCAAGCGGTTCCGGCCTCGCGCTCAGGGGCGCGCGAGCCAGATCCTCAAGCGGACGAGCCACATCACCGTGGTCCTCGTTCCGCGCGAAGACACGAAGGGAAGGGCCCGATAG
- the rpsS gene encoding 30S ribosomal protein S19, producing the protein MPRSLKKGPFVDGHLQKKVDVQNEKGTKNVIKTWSRRSVITPDFLGHTFAVHDGRKHTPVFVTESMVGHKLGEFAPTRTFRGHVKDDKKGRRR; encoded by the coding sequence ATGCCACGCAGCCTGAAGAAGGGCCCCTTCGTGGATGGACACCTTCAGAAGAAGGTGGACGTCCAGAACGAGAAGGGGACCAAGAACGTCATCAAGACCTGGTCCCGTCGGTCGGTCATCACGCCCGACTTCCTCGGTCACACTTTTGCCGTGCACGACGGACGCAAGCACACTCCGGTGTTCGTCACCGAGTCGATGGTTGGCCACAAGCTCGGCGAGTTCGCACCCACCCGGACCTTCCGCGGCCACGTGAAGGACGACAAGAAGGGCCGTCGTCGCTGA
- the rplB gene encoding 50S ribosomal protein L2 — protein MGIRKYKPTTPGRRGSSVADFVEITRSQPEKSLVRPLTKSGGRNSTGRITTRHKGGGHKRAYRVIDFRRHDKDGVPAKVAHIEYDPNRTARIALLHYADGEKRYIIAPNKLKQGDVIENGAGADIKPGNNLPLRNIPTGTVIHAIELKPGGGAKIARSAGASVQLVAKDGPYAQLRMPSGEIRNVDLRCRATVGEVGNAEQSNINWGKAGRMRWKGKRPSVRGVAMNPIDHPHGGGEGKTSGGRHPVSPWGQAEGRTRRPNKPSDKLIVRRRRTGKKR, from the coding sequence ATGGGAATCCGTAAGTACAAGCCGACGACGCCCGGCCGCCGCGGCTCGAGCGTTGCCGACTTCGTCGAGATCACGCGCTCGCAGCCGGAGAAGTCGCTGGTCCGTCCGCTCACCAAGAGCGGTGGCCGCAACAGCACCGGTCGCATCACCACCCGTCACAAGGGTGGTGGCCACAAGCGCGCATACCGCGTCATCGACTTCCGTCGTCACGACAAGGACGGCGTGCCCGCGAAGGTCGCTCACATCGAGTACGACCCCAACCGCACGGCACGCATCGCGCTCCTGCACTACGCGGACGGCGAGAAGCGCTACATCATCGCGCCGAACAAGCTGAAGCAGGGCGACGTCATCGAGAACGGCGCCGGCGCCGACATCAAGCCCGGCAACAACCTGCCGTTGCGCAACATCCCGACCGGTACGGTCATCCACGCCATCGAGCTCAAGCCCGGTGGCGGCGCGAAGATCGCCCGTTCGGCTGGTGCCTCCGTGCAGCTCGTCGCCAAGGACGGCCCCTACGCCCAGCTGCGTATGCCGTCCGGTGAGATCCGCAACGTCGACCTGCGCTGCCGCGCGACGGTCGGCGAGGTGGGCAACGCCGAGCAGTCGAACATCAACTGGGGCAAGGCCGGCCGTATGCGTTGGAAGGGCAAGCGCCCCTCCGTCCGTGGTGTCGCCATGAACCCGATCGACCACCCTCACGGTGGTGGTGAAGGCAAGACCTCCGGTGGACGTCACCCGGTCAGCCCCTGGGGCCAGGCCGAAGGTCGTACCCGCCGTCCCAACAAGCCGAGCGACAAGCTGATCGTGCGTCGTCGCCGTACCGGCAAGAAGCGCTGA
- the rplW gene encoding 50S ribosomal protein L23 yields MTAVTKDPRDILLAPVVSEKSYGLLDEGKYTFLVDPRANKTEIKIAVEQIFSVKVASVNTINRKGKTRRTRFGLGKRKDTKRAIVTLREGTIDIFGGPVG; encoded by the coding sequence GTGACCGCCGTGACGAAGGACCCCCGCGACATCCTGCTCGCGCCGGTGGTCTCCGAGAAGAGCTACGGGCTCCTCGACGAGGGTAAGTACACCTTCCTCGTGGACCCGCGGGCCAACAAGACCGAGATCAAGATCGCCGTCGAGCAGATCTTCTCGGTCAAGGTTGCCTCCGTGAACACGATCAACCGCAAGGGCAAGACCCGGCGGACGCGTTTCGGACTGGGCAAGCGCAAGGACACCAAGCGTGCGATCGTCACCCTCCGCGAGGGCACGATCGACATCTTCGGCGGGCCGGTCGGCTGA
- the rplD gene encoding 50S ribosomal protein L4 produces the protein MAALTVDVLDATGKKAGTADLPAEVFDVQTNVPLIHQVVVAQLAAARQGTHDTKSRGEVRGGGRKPYKQKGTGRARQGSTRAPQFAGGGVVHGPTPRDYSQRTPKKMKAAALRGALSDRARAGRVHVVTGFGIDGQPSTRAAINSLANLSPRKHVLVVLERGDELTSKSLRNAEQVHLLVADQLNTYDVLVSDDVVFTEGALAAFLAGPATGSSVKAVASESEAADEAEEAAK, from the coding sequence ATGGCAGCTCTCACTGTTGACGTCCTCGACGCCACGGGCAAGAAGGCCGGCACCGCCGACCTTCCCGCCGAGGTGTTCGACGTCCAGACGAACGTCCCGCTGATCCACCAGGTTGTCGTCGCGCAGCTCGCTGCAGCCCGTCAGGGCACGCACGACACCAAGAGCCGCGGCGAGGTCCGCGGTGGTGGACGCAAGCCCTACAAGCAGAAGGGCACCGGCCGCGCCCGTCAGGGTTCGACCCGTGCTCCTCAGTTCGCCGGTGGTGGGGTCGTCCACGGCCCGACGCCGCGCGACTACAGCCAGCGCACCCCCAAGAAGATGAAGGCTGCTGCACTGCGCGGCGCCCTCTCCGACCGGGCTCGTGCCGGCCGTGTCCACGTCGTGACCGGCTTCGGGATCGACGGCCAGCCGTCGACCAGGGCCGCGATCAACTCGCTCGCCAACCTCTCTCCCCGCAAGCACGTGCTCGTGGTGCTGGAGCGCGGCGACGAGCTGACGAGCAAGTCCCTCCGCAACGCGGAGCAGGTGCACCTCCTGGTCGCTGACCAGCTGAACACCTACGACGTGCTCGTCTCCGACGACGTGGTCTTCACCGAGGGCGCACTCGCTGCGTTCCTCGCCGGACCCGCCACGGGCTCTTCGGTCAAGGCCGTCGCGTCCGAGTCGGAAGCAGCTGACGAGGCCGAGGAGGCCGCGAAGTGA
- the rplC gene encoding 50S ribosomal protein L3, which produces MTTPQQNERPVTAVLGTKLGMTQLWDEAGRLVPVTVVAVGTNVVTQVRTADTDGYAAVQLAAGQIDPRKVTKPLKGHFEKAGVTPRRHVTEIRTTDAGEYTLGQEITAEAFEAGAKVDVVGTTKGKGTAGVMKRHGFHGVGASHGAHRNHRKPGSIGGASTPSRVFKGVRMAGRMGFDRQTTQNLTVHAVDAEKGLLLVKGAVPGPKGGVVLVRSAVKGA; this is translated from the coding sequence ATGACTACGCCCCAGCAGAACGAGCGGCCCGTCACGGCCGTGCTCGGCACGAAGCTCGGCATGACCCAGCTCTGGGACGAGGCAGGCCGCCTGGTCCCCGTCACGGTCGTCGCCGTGGGCACGAACGTCGTGACCCAGGTCCGCACCGCGGACACCGACGGTTACGCCGCGGTCCAGCTGGCCGCAGGCCAGATCGACCCGCGCAAGGTCACGAAGCCCCTCAAGGGCCACTTCGAGAAGGCCGGCGTCACGCCGCGCCGTCACGTGACCGAGATCCGCACCACCGATGCCGGTGAGTACACCCTCGGCCAGGAGATCACCGCGGAGGCCTTCGAGGCCGGCGCGAAGGTCGACGTCGTGGGCACCACCAAGGGCAAGGGCACCGCCGGTGTCATGAAGCGTCACGGCTTCCACGGCGTGGGTGCCTCCCACGGTGCGCACCGCAACCACCGCAAGCCTGGTTCGATCGGTGGGGCCTCGACCCCGTCGCGAGTCTTCAAGGGCGTGCGCATGGCCGGTCGGATGGGCTTCGACCGTCAGACCACGCAGAACCTGACCGTCCACGCGGTCGACGCAGAGAAGGGTCTGCTGCTCGTCAAGGGCGCAGTGCCCGGCCCCAAGGGCGGCGTCGTCCTCGTGCGTAGCGCCGTGAAGGGAGCATGA
- the rpsJ gene encoding 30S ribosomal protein S10 produces the protein MAGQKIRIRLKSYDHEVIDSSARKIVDTVTRAGATVVGPVPLPTEKNVFCVIRSPHKYKDSREHFEMRTHKRLIDIIDPTPKAVDSLMRLDLPADVNIEIKL, from the coding sequence ATGGCGGGACAGAAGATCCGCATCCGGCTCAAGTCCTACGACCACGAGGTGATTGACAGCTCGGCGCGCAAGATCGTCGACACTGTCACCCGCGCTGGTGCAACGGTCGTGGGCCCGGTGCCGCTGCCGACGGAGAAGAACGTCTTCTGCGTCATCCGGTCGCCTCACAAGTACAAGGACAGCCGCGAGCACTTCGAGATGCGCACGCACAAGCGGCTTATCGACATCATCGATCCCACTCCGAAGGCCGTCGACTCGCTCATGCGTCTCGACCTGCCTGCGGACGTGAACATCGAGATCAAGCTCTGA